The Spea bombifrons isolate aSpeBom1 chromosome 4, aSpeBom1.2.pri, whole genome shotgun sequence genome segment CTGAGCCGGGAGAGCCCTGGGGAGGGGGATGGGAAGCATGTGAGCTCTTGTGcaacatgaataaaataaatactttacaaGAGGAGCCCAGCGGAGCCGCCTGTAACCTGCATGACTGACTTTCTTCGAGGGACACAGATGTGAGGCTGGAGCTTCTAAACATTAGTGGAGTTCCatttattacacaaaaaaagaaatactaggTCAGGTTTACCCGGCATCCATGGGCATTAATAGCACATACCCCCCAAATGCCCCTGTTTAGTTTCGTCAGTACCTCTTTAGGCCTAAAATccatgatgtccctctttcctcccctgatcccctctttcttccaatgatgcccctcttttccccCCTGATCCCagctttcctctcctgatgtcatctttcttctcctgatgccctctttcctcccctgatcccctctttcttccaatgatgcccctcttttctcccctgatcccatctttcctctcctgtcatctttcttctcctgatgccctctttcctcccctgatgatCCTCTTCCCTCCCCTGATCCCCACTTTCCTCTCTTGATGCCCTTCTTTCTTcgactgatgcccctctttcctccctgatcttttctttcctcccctgatcctCTCATTCCTCTCCTgaccccctctttcctcccctgatgcccttctttccctccctgatgcccttctttcctccactgcccctctttcctcctctgatgcccttctttcctaCTCTGATCCcctatttcctcccctgatgcccctctttccttctctgatgcccttctttcctcccctgatgcccttctttcctccactgcccctttttcctcctctgatcccctctttcctcccctgggtaaataaaacccattattcttctaaaatgtgtaaataattacCGATAGGCCACAAAGAAGTCCGGCTCGGAATATGGCCCAGATTTATGGACGCTAGGTTTGGGGTATAAGCAATGGAGGGATGAGTATATAAAATCATGGCGGGGGGGGTCACCGCATAGGGCTGCCCTTCATACGTCCGTTAAATGGGACATTACGCAACGCAGGGAATTTCATCAAAGAAAAGGTGTCCGTGGACCCCCCCTGACCTGTCACGGGGGGCTGGTGATCACGCGGCGAATTTCCAGCGTCACATGCGACTTACTCAATGTTTTTGGCCGACGATAAATCGCGCGGTGCGAGCGGGGCCGGCCAAAGAGCCAAAGAAGGACCCCGGATCTGCTGAAGATAAAAGGGCTCGGACTGTTCAAACACGACACGGACTTTGTGATGGCAAATATCACGTCCCCGAGTCCCCGTCACCCGTCCGGAACCAGGGGAAAGAAGCTCTAAGCAGAGGATCGGTGACCCTGGATCCACAGGGGGCTGCGGAGAGACCACCGACGCGGAAACTCGGAGCGAACAGAGGCAGAGGGGTCCCTTAATAATAGAACCCGAGACACATCATTCAGAATAATACCTGGCCGTCGTATTTATTGTAGGATCCTGGAATTTGGGGAGGACGGTGAGTAACATGTGGGGGGGTTAGAAAAGGGGCCGagattctagattgtaagctctcgcgagccgggctctctacACCTAATGTATCACTTCATCTGTCGGTTGTAGTCTAGTCGGACCCTTTGAACGTAGGGACTGTAGgaagcgctgcgggaattgttggcgccatataaataataataaagataataataatattaataataataattgttgtgTCCTGTTTTCCGATTCGCTGGGGGTAGAAGTTGGGGGGGTATGTAAgggaatgttttattaaatgcgATAAtggttgttatttatttatttttagtgacCGCTTCGGAGCAGAGACCCCCCCTTCATCTTCTGACCCCAGATCATCGTCCGCGGCTCGCGGGACGCAACCATGCCTGAGAAAATCAGGTAAAGGGGATTCGAGGGGTTAATGAAAAGAATAACGGGACTTGCAAAGTAAGAGGGGCTTTAGAATGTGGAGGGATTTGGAGAAATAGGAGGGTCTCGTAATGAGTATGAAATAAAATTGCCTttattgggtaaaaaaaaagggttatttttttttttttgtatcaaacTTATGTTTTCAGCTTGCCGGCCAAATTAATTAATGGCGGAGTGGCTGGGCTGGTGGGGGTCACCTGTGTCTTCCCTATCGACCTCGCGAAGACCAGGCTACAGAACCAGCAGGGACGGAGTATCTACACCGGGATGTAAGTGTGGGGGGTAAATAGCTAAGGGGGGgttaaaggggcaaatgcatattgggGGGGTTCTGCTGaattacagaaaatgtaaagggacttGGAGCGTTCGTCGAGTGATAGAGAAACGAGGTGTGTGGGAATGGATGCTTATATGTGGAGGGGACTGCTGTGGCGTCCTTGTCTTGTAGGAGAACACGATGTTTTTGAGTCTAAGGGAGGGACAGAAATTTTATGGAGGTGAATCACTCTGTTGGCACAAATATTGAATTATCGCTCATGCCCACGATCTGTCTCTACGGCTTCGAGCGAGTTGGCCCTTACTTCTATGTCTTCTTAGATGCAGAGGTttgttttactgagagggtggtaggtaggtggaacagcttcccagcagaaatggaatttaaacatgtgtcATATGTATCCATGccaccaatcagtggcaggaaagtgctcccaacGTCAAAGAATATCGCCTTTTTATTCATCTTCCACTTTTTTGCCCCATTATCAGTAGAGAAAACTTGTGCcaccccccccctctccctgcCGGCAGAAGATGCGATCCGCCGGCTGGCATGGATCCCGCTCCCCTCCCCCGCCTCGTCTACCGCCTCCCTGCCCTGACTCACTTTCCTTGTTTGTACAGAAAACTTTTTTAACCGCATCCAAAATGTTGCGAAAAGCTTTTGTTATTACGTTACTTTTAAAGAGGCAGTCCGCGCATGTACCCTACTCTCAGCTTCCAAAACTCTTCTCGATTGCcatttttgccaaaaataataacatgcaTGTTTCCCCACCCCCCATCCTGCTATTtggcatgcaggagatgtgcgTGGCTGAGTATCCTCTGCCAAGTGGGTCTTCCGGGGTGGGCATGCGCAGAAACGGCTCCCATTGAGTTCTTTTAATGaggtctatggaggctgtgatGAGCCGCCGCTGCCTCTATggtgtaaatgggctggtttGGGGTGAacaaagatctcccttgtaaccggcccattgagcagcgagacaccgggggggggcggtctgAATGCCCCCAGGTTTTGCACCCCCTGGGTCTGCCGCCCCAGGCAGGATACCTCACTGACCGTCTCACTCTTTCTGTAACCAGGTTTGATTGCTTGATAAAGACCATTCGCTCCGAAGGATTTTTCGGCATGTACCGAGGTAAATTGTCATCATTTTAATCATTCAAAACGGGGCCACCaagtttctttttattactagtaacAGAGTCAAGCCTTTgcccccccataatataatgttttcaggcagctgcatatcagccgtttgtatgattctcgctctgttatctgatccccatctactaaacaccgccactccttatcatactgcctgcggtgaacaatagaatgcctcagaCCTAATCACCCAtcaggactctctgactaattaaagtctatggaggaacggacttcattagcattgccataaagcatcagctcagtgtggtgtttgagccgcgAAAGTCacgcaaaatatcacatgactgacagcaaaggcggctccaggtctgcagataaagggggtttattggaacaaaatgagataaaaccaggtttttgggGGTAATAATTACTGTATGCAGCTTTGGGGTTTACAGTCAATCTTATCGCCTCCataaatcaatgtatttttaaaggaaattgaTATGTTTTTGTCTCCAACCCAACAACTATAAAAATCCAAGTGTATAACAAcattatataagatatatattctGTTGATCTAGGATCCTTCCATGGGGgcagccatattgtctctgtaAGGCCCCGCCCATAAGTGCCCAGTCCTACCCGGAAATATTCTAAGCTAATCTCCATATAGGCTGAATCCCGACACACCCTGTTCctagaatatttaatttattgcatttaatagcttaagatattaaccctttatgccAATGCTTTGCTCTTACTAAATTTGTCTTtctttgtctttctttctttctttttttttttatagttttttcctTTGTATGTACGCTTACTACTGCAAAactgatgatatatatatattttaacatatatatatatatatatatatatatatatatatatataaatctggcTATTTTACAAACCTGTGTGGCATGAATATTAACCCTATGTTGTTCACGTCTTGCAGGGGCAGCTGTCAATCTTACCCTCGTCACCCCTGAGAAAGCCATCAAACTGGCAGCAAATGATTTCTTCCGGAACAGGCTGACTCAGGACGGGTACGtaaagtgtgaaaaaaaataaaataataaaaagcgtAAAAAACTACGGTATTAATCAAAAAGTGGTGTCGCTGAGAGATACGGGAACTTCAGTCCTATGGGTTATAAAAGCCTTAGGAAGGTCTCATGGCTGTAGTTGCCATCTGGAATTTTATTCTAAAAACATGTAATTGTGGATTTTTAAATGTAGAGCacaatttcaataaatatatactttcaaAGGGTAtgttctcatttttttattattattgttattattatattattattattattattattatggtataAATTAGCCTTTCTCTCTCTGTAATACATATGAATTGTTTATACAAAAAGGCAATCGTTGAATTTGATCACTATGATAACAGAAGAAAAGATCATGAGGTCATTTTATTCCTGCTGAAAACAAAATACGTCTTTTTACAGCAGTGCCATAAAGAAAGGCTGAAAAGTCAGAAATAGGGCATAGAAAAACAGGGAGGTAACATTTTATAGATtctttaattaaacaaatttgTGACGTAACATTTTTTGTTACCTAATTGCGGCTTTGATATTTTcttcatgatatatatatatataccctgctGTGGTTGTAGGAAGGAGCTCACCTTGGTCAGGGAGATGCTGGCCGGGTGCGGGGCCGGGACCTGCCAGGTGATCGTGACGTCCCCCATGGAGATGCTGAAGATCCAGCTGCAGGACGCTGGGCGTTTAGGTAATTTGCATAACTAATTATTTCTGGACATAGTTCCAAGCAGCCCTTTTAATGGATGAGTCACCTAGAACCGGACCCGGACTGGCCATGGGGCACGCTGGGCCAACGCGGCTCACCTGGGCCTTTGCTGCCTCTTGAGACTGGTGGGCGACCTGCAGGCAACCAGGCGTATCATATCATaaggccgctggccttaaagtgccacagCATGTTCCAGCGTAGAACCAGAACAGGCTCGAGAACCCTTTAGAACCTCACACAGTGATCTAAAGTCTGAATCTTCTCCCTTCCAGCCACGCAGAAGGCCATATCTGTGGATGGAGCTACAGCAGTCCCCCACCAAACCGCTGCCACCGCCACACAGAAGCCCTCCGCTCTGCTCATCACCAAGGAGCTCCTACGTACCCAGGGCATCTCTGGGGTATACAAGGGCCTC includes the following:
- the SLC25A18 gene encoding mitochondrial glutamate carrier 2, with translation MPEKISLPAKLINGGVAGLVGVTCVFPIDLAKTRLQNQQGRSIYTGMFDCLIKTIRSEGFFGMYRGAAVNLTLVTPEKAIKLAANDFFRNRLTQDGKELTLVREMLAGCGAGTCQVIVTSPMEMLKIQLQDAGRLATQKAISVDGATAVPHQTAATATQKPSALLITKELLRTQGISGVYKGLGATLLRDVPFSIIYFPLFANVNKLGVRSSQEKAPFYHSFLAGCFAGSVAAVAVTPLDVLKTRIQTLKKGIGEETYNGITDCARKIWVNEGPSAFMKGAVCRALVIAPLFGIAQVVYFIGIGEYILGYFN